The genomic DNA aaaatttcacatcatTGATCCGCCATGTGCATGTTCCTCACAACgccattaattatatatatatatatatatagggtgacCAAGCGTCCATAATCGGAGGCGCAATTAATTTCGTGAAGGAGCTGGAGCAGCTTCTACAGTTCATGGAGGGCGACAAGACGACAAAGCAAGAAACAGAGTCATGGGTTTCTTCTAATTCCCCGTTGGCCCAGTTCTTCATCTTCCCACAGTACTCGACACGTGCCGCAGAAAACGAATCTACGGCGGCTGCAGCGGCGGACATAGAAGTTACGATGGTCGAGAGCCACGCCAACCTGAAGATACTCTCAAGGAAACAGCCCGGCCAGCTGTTGAAGATGGTGGCGGCGTTTCAAACTCTGAGGCTCACCATTCTCCACCTGAATGTTACAACGGTCGATCAAATGGTCCTCTATTCAGTCAGCGTGAAGGTCAGttgattctttctttctttcttttttgccaATTTTACGATTATATTATCGAAAATggttaattaatcaaattaaaatctGGACAGGTTGAGGAAGGGAGCCAGCTGAATACAGTAGATGAAATAGCTGCGGCCGTTAATCAAATGCTACGAAGAATGCAGGAAGAAGCAGCTTTCACCTGAGAACTTTATTACGctaccttttttcctttttttttttttttttttttttttctgttttcttccagaaatttcttttgtaattgGGGTTCTCCTCTCCCTCTCAGAATGACTCAGACTCGATTCTTGTTTTATTCTTCCCCGTTTTCTTCTGAgactacaatttttttcttcccaattCGCTGCATGTTTCCTGCTGCtcataaaataatagttataataatagttatatatatatatatatatatatattctttactCTACAGTCTACGCATCAACAATCACGGAAGGTGCTGTAggttatatctatatatatatatttttcacaaCAGTTAAAcattgagtaatttttttttttttttttttttcagcttcaTTTTTGACACTCATTTTACAACGACCCACATGaaatgttttaaatattttttttttaaataattgatatATGACGCCACTTAAAATGAGCATTACTCTTAAACATTTCATTTCCATCGTAAGCTCAAACCTTCTCTTCAATAAGTATGTAAGACTTAACAACAAAATGAGATATTTAACTAATTATATAAATGAAAGATATAGTACGAAGTTTAGGGTAGTCGAAATCAGGAACATTACTCTAAGatctaattaaattttaaattacaacaaaagataaagatgAAAAGAGATGGAAAGAAcataaagtaattaattaagttacCTCGACTTTGAAAGGGCTATATACATGTGCGACACTCGGAAGCCCACACgggttatatttttattattgactCGATTCATAACACAATACATAAAACTCGTAGTTATACTTGGATTTAGACACTTTGAAAATATGTAGTTATTGATCAATTTATTACATGCAATCCAATAATTTTTACTCTAACAACTAATTCTTTGATTTCCTCCTTCTGATATAAGTGTTGAAACACTTTTAGGAGTGTTGTCCAGATGTCGAGTGGACAATAGTCTTAAGTTCAAGTTTGTTAGCCATATGAGAAAGTCAAGCTTGAGAGAGTCAAGTCCAAAACTCACACCAGTTCAGCCGGTTGATGGCTATTGGGGTATTAAAAGCTTGCGATTCAATTAATCAAGTACACAATCTCACAAGAAGACTCACGAGATTAATGACCATTTATTAAAGGGTTCAACACTAATACCAATGATAATTGCAATGAATGATTAAAGGTTTAGTTCAACAAAAATATCAGTGACAACAAAAATGCCAACACTCACCTTTTGGAAGGATACTCTCTAGTGGGTTGAAGGGCTTTGAGCACTTGCTTAAACTATATTGGGATAATCTCCTTTCTTTTTGTCCCAATTATGGTCAAAATTAGGTTGTATGTGAGGGGTCCCCCTCCTTTTCATGCCATCGGGCGCCAAGGGCTTGAGTAGGCTCTCCTTAAATGGGCGAGCCCCCGTCTAGTAGGGGTGTAAAGGGTTCTTGTGACGTTACTCCCCACTCTTTGGGTAATAAACCTCTTTGTGGATAGGTGAGAAAAGAGATATTGCGTGATCATCATGGGTTAGATGACATGTATGTTTGATATTGTCCTTACCAACCAAACCACCATTTTTGTAACGTCCTcgaaatcaattaattataataattaactTAAAGTGTTATTCGTAGTATCTCCACATTAATTAACTCATAATTAGATGGATTTCGTACACTTACGCTAATTATCAAAGTAAATTATACGTGAAAGCAGAAAAAAATTATCTAAGacaaaactaaataactttGAATACATTATTAACTAGCATCATTAATGCAAACACAAAGCTTCCAAGAATTATAACTACACAACGAAACTAAAGCAGTACCTCAATTGTACTGAAATTTATTATTCCACTTGATGGAGTATACTACGTACCAGAAGTACGGGAGCAATACTCACAAACCCATTACTCCTCAAACTCTAAATCTGACAGGCGTTATGCCTAGGCCTGTCATATTATGTTTGACAGGCGTATTATCAGTTTTAAACCTAAAGACCATGCGTGCTCATTGTATACGCCCCTCCATCCAACATAATTAAAATGTTGTATAGGCATCGTGCAAGCTAGGAGAAACATGGAAGCTAGGAGAAACAAAGGGGATGGTGTCTTTGCAATGGTGAATGATGATGACACTTTGTTCTGCATTACTTACCCTACATGTCTTTTGTTTCATTCTTGGGtagaaatattttcatttttgaatcCGACNNNNNNNNNNNNNNNNNNNNNNNNNNNNNNNNNNNNNNNNNNNNNNNNNNNNNNNNNNNNNNNNNNNNNNNNNNNNNNNNNNNNNNNNNNNNNNNNNNNNaatctctgtgtgtgtgttgttTAAGAATTATAAAGAGTCTCGTCAGTccaggagaaagaaaaaaatgtatttgtttttcCAATACTAAGAGCCCAAGagaatctctctctccttctagGTCTACTAGTGTGTGTGAGTATTGACTACTGACTAGTCTACCATGAAATCTCACGTGCAAGACTCTGTAGCTTGTTGCTCTCTGCCCTTCATAATGGAGTCCATGGATGGATATTATATAAAGGTGAGTTTGTTTGGTCTACAGGGCACGAACTAGTTCTTCTTTCGCCTTTTCCTTCAGATTTTGAGagctttaatttattaattagctCTCTGTAATCTTCTCAAAAATGGCGCTAGATGCTGTGATTTACCCACAAGATCCATTCAGTACTTATGGTTGTTCTGACTTTTACTCCATGGGAGGAGCTGCTTGGGGGGGCTATGATCTTGCTctgaaagaagaagataaagctCTTCTTGGGATTCTTGATGCGAGTTGGGATTCCTCGTCTCCTTCAGTGATGCAGAGTTTTAAGGACTGCGATCCCAATTCTTCCCCTGAGGCGGCCTGCGCCGACGACCAATCTTTTACGGGACTAATTCACCCACCTCCGGCGACCACCACAGGCCGCCGCAAGCGACGGCGCACGAAGAGCAGCCGGAACAAGGAGGACGTCGAGAACCAGAGGATGACCCACATTGCTGTTGAGCGCAACCGCCGCAAACAGATGAATGAATATCTCGCCGTCCTCCGCTCCTTGATGCCACCTTCTTATGTCCAACGGGTCGGTGACTTTTTCAcccttctctttttcctttctctttccccaTGTCACTTGAAGAAAAATGTTGAACAtgttaattttcaaataatatgttgcgacatattttttaaaataataaatcttataaaattgtaatagaataaaatttaaaattagtagCAGGTCTCTGATTACAATATGATGATCGGCTATAAATATTTACGAAACCCaagattttaataattgcaCAACTTTCTGAAATCGGCtctgtttttataaaaaaaatttcacatcatTGATCCGCCATGTGCATGTTCCTCACAACgccattaattatatatatatatatatagggtgacCAAGCGTCCATAATCGGAGGCGCAATTAATTTCGTGAAGGAGCTGGAGCAGCTTCTACAGTTCATGGAGGGCGACAAGACGACAAAGCAAGAAACAGAGTCATGGGTTTCTTCCAATTCCCCGTTGGCCCAGTTCTTCATCTTCCCACAGTACTCGACACGTGCCGCAGAAAACGAATCTACGGCGGCTGCAGCGGCGGACATAGAAGTTACGATGGTCGAGAGCCACGCCAACCTGAAGATACTCTCAAGGAAACAGCCCGGCCAGCTGTTGAAGATGGTGGCGGCGTTTCAAACTCTGAGGCTCACCATTCTCCACCTGAATGTTACAACGGTCGATCAAATGGTCCTCTATTCAGTCAGCGTGAAGGTCAGttgattctttctttctttcttttttgccaATTTTACGATTATATTATCGA from Corylus avellana chromosome ca6, CavTom2PMs-1.0 includes the following:
- the LOC132184795 gene encoding transcription factor bHLH96-like encodes the protein MALDAVIYPQDPFSTYGCSDFYSMGGAAWGGYDLALKEEDKALLGILDASWDSSSPSVMQSFKDCDPNSSPEAACADDQSFTGLIHPPPATTTGRRKRRRTKSSRNKEDVENQRMTHIAVERNRRKQMNEYLAVLRSLMPPSYVQRGDQASIIGGAINFVKELEQLLQFMEGDKTTKQETESWVSSNSPLAQFFIFPQYSTRAAENESTAAAAADIEVTMVESHANLKILSRKQPGQLLKMVAAFQTLRLTILHLNVTTVDQMVLYSVSVKVEEGSQLNTVDEIAAAVNQMLRRMQEEAAFT
- the LOC132184834 gene encoding transcription factor bHLH96-like isoform X1, producing the protein MALDAVIYPQDPFSTYGCSDFYSMGGAAWGGYDLALKEEDKALLGILDASWDSSSPSVMQSFKDCDPNSSPEAACADDQSFTGLIHPPPATTTGRRKRRRTKSSRNKEDVENQRMTHIAVERNRRKQMNEYLAVLRSLMPPSYVQRGDQASIIGGAINFVKELEQLLQFMEGDKTTKQETESWVSSNSPLAQFFIFPQYSTRAAENESTAAAAADIEVTMVESHANLKILSRKQPGQLLKMVAAFQTLRLTILHLNVTTVDQMVLYSVSVKVEEGSQLNTVDEIAAAVNQMLRRMQEEAAFT
- the LOC132184834 gene encoding transcription factor bHLH96-like isoform X2, which codes for MGGAAWGGYDLALKEEDKALLGILDASWDSSSPSVMQSFKDCDPNSSPEAACADDQSFTGLIHPPPATTTGRRKRRRTKSSRNKEDVENQRMTHIAVERNRRKQMNEYLAVLRSLMPPSYVQRGDQASIIGGAINFVKELEQLLQFMEGDKTTKQETESWVSSNSPLAQFFIFPQYSTRAAENESTAAAAADIEVTMVESHANLKILSRKQPGQLLKMVAAFQTLRLTILHLNVTTVDQMVLYSVSVKVEEGSQLNTVDEIAAAVNQMLRRMQEEAAFT